The DNA sequence GTCCCCGTTGCGGCGGCCGAGCCAGCGCTTGCCGCCTGGCAAGTGGCGGCCCAGCGCGTCTTCTCCGCCCATGCCGGCCGCTACGGTCAACGCCGGCTACGGGCTCAGTTGCAGCGCGAAGGCCACGCGGTAGGCCGGCAGCGGCTGCGCGGCTGGCTCATTGCCAGTGGCTTACGCGCCCGCTGCACCCGCACCAGCTCCCGGCCCCCGCGTACTACCCAGGCTAACCCGCAGGCCGTGGCCGCCGCCAACAAATTAGCCTCCTGGCCCGCGGCCACGGCCCCCAACCAAATCTGGGTCGGCGACATTACCTACCTGGCCCTGGCCCTGGCTACGGGGTACTAGGCGTACCTGGCCTGCTGGCGCGATGCCGTTGAGCGGCGCGTGGTGGGCTGGCACGTGAGCGAATCGCTGCATACGGACTTGATGCTGACCGCCTTTAGCCGGGCGGTGGCCGTCTGCCAGCCCCCGCCCGGTCTGCTCGTGCACGCCGACCGCGGCAGCCAGTATACCAGCGACGCCTTTACCACCCTACTCGACCGGACCCAGGCCATTGCCAGCCGGAGCCGGCCCGGTAACCCCTACGACAACGCCCTGGCAGAGAGCGGCTGGAGCACGCTCAAAACCGAGTTGCTGCCTCGCGGAGCCTGCTTTGCTGACCTGGAAGAGGCCCGGCTAGAACTGGCCGAGTATCTGGACCATTATTACAATACCCAGCGACTGCACTCCGCCCTGGGCTACTGTGCCCCGCTCGAAATCGAACTCCACTACCTTCTCAACCTGCCTTAGCGCGGTGTCCATTTGCATCCGAACACCTCATAAAATGAATTGTGGGCCTTTTTTCGGCCTTGATACGCTACGCCTGAACCCCCTTTTTTGCCGGACTGTGGGTACCGTCCGGATTCAATTCAGCAGGAGTTATTGCGACCGATTTATCCCGCAGCAGGGCTTGATAGGCTTGTTCAAAAATCCCAAACTTGCTCCAGCGGTTGTAAAAATAATGCACTGCTTGCCAGGAATAGGGATAGATATCCCCCTCACAATCAAGAAAAATAAACTCTCATTGACAGCCTGTTTTTAATTTGTGTTGAATACACTTCAAAATAAAGAAAGGCGAAATTTTACTGGCAAACCCGCGTTTATTCTTGGGGATTAGGGGGATAAAATATTTGTCAATCTGCTTAGCAGTTAAATCATGAATTGGGTTCTTTTTGTTTTCCACTATATTGGCCATTAGTTTGTTATTCAAAATAAACTTGCCCTAAAAATAGTTTAAATGTCTTCGAAGCTAAAACTAAAAACTAGTCCCCCCTCTTTTTTGGAGAGGGGGCTAGGGGGTGAAGTTCCCCGCCCTGGGGCCCCTAGCGGTTGCGGCCGTACTGCTCGTGGCTACTCACCCAGTCCGAGCTACTGATGGCGGCGCCCAGGCTCAGCTCGCCGGCTAGTACCACGCCGGCCACGATTTCGGCGAACTTGTACACCGTGCCGCGGCCTGTGCAGCCCAGCAGGCGCAGGCATTCGTTTTGGGTAGCCAGGCCGGTGCCGCCGCCGTGGGTGGCCACAATCAGGCTCGGGATGGTGATGTTGATGTACAAGTCGCCCTCCTTTGTCACCTCCGAGTACAGCACGCCGGCGCTCGACTCGCTCACGTTGGCCACGTCCTGCCCCGTGGCAATGAACAGCGCCGTAATGCCGTTGGCCGAGTGGGCCCCGTTGTTATTAGCGCCTGAGAGAAAGGCACCTACGTTGCTCACCTGCCCGTGGTAGGCCAGCTGCTCGGGCGTCACGCGCATGCGTTGCTGCAAGATGTCGCGCTTAATTACGGCCTCCGCCGTCACGCGCTTGCCGCGGGTGCGCATCACGTTGATTTGCGAGGCCTTTTTGTCGGTGGCGAAGTTCGATTCGAGGTAGAAATGCTCGACTTTAGGGCCCCCGTAGTTGGCCAGAATCCAGGAGCAGGCGGCGAAGGTGGCGCGGCCCACCATGTTCTGGCCCGCCGCGTCGCCGGTCGAAAAGTTGAAACGCAGGTAGGCAAACTTGTTGGCCAGGTACGTGTCGATGTACTGGAGCTTGGCGATGCGCGACGTACTTTCGGCCTCCGGCCGGATACGCTCTAGGTTGTCGGCCACCCACTTACCGAAGTCGCGGGCCCCGCGCGCGTCGCTGAACACAAACACCGGGGCCCGCTGCATGGCGTCGCCAATCACGGTGCACTTCACGCCGCCGCACAGGTTCAGCACCTGCATGCCGCGGTTGTAGCTGGCCACGAGCGTGCCCTCGGTGGTGGCCATCGGGATGAGGAAGTCGCCCTGCGCATGCTCGCCGTTCACGGTCAGGGGCCCCGCCAGGCCCACCGGCACCTGCGCCACGCCCATGAAGTGCTCGCAGTTGCCCTGCAAGTCGTGCGCATCAAACGAGTACGACTTCAAGTGCTTAAAATGCTGCTGCGTAAACTCTTCGGCAAACCGCTGGCGGGCCTGGATGGCGGCCTCCGAGTAATCGTCGTCGTCGGAGCGCGGGATGCGGGGGCGGCTGGCGGTAGCGCCCACAATGGTGTCCTCCACCTCCACGTGCAAGTCGCCGAGCACATCGGTCGAAAACCACACCTGCATCGGATAAATGCCCTCGGGCAAGGCCGCTGTGGCCAGCATAAACGTGAGGCTGCGGCCCACGGGCAGCTCCAGGGCCTGGCCGTCGGCGGGCCCCAGGCTGGCGGCGGGGCGTGTTTCGCCGCCGCCCAGGTCCAGCGTGACCTGCGCGGCCGGCACCACCGTGTCGCCCACCTGCACCTGGCGCAAGCCGGTGATTTTCACCGTATCCAGCCGGTTCTTGATGCTGAAAGCGATGCCCTGGCCATCGGGCAAATTGTGCAGGCTGCCGCGCGTGTACAGCAGTTTCAGTAGCATCGGACTGGGAGTGAAAACCATCAGGAATCGGGATTAGAAAAGGTAATGTGCCGCTTGTACTGCAATTAGGGCCCCAGCAAAGGTGCAGGATTATGGGGTCGAAGGCTTGGGCTTTTTGAAAGTAATGGGCAAGGTGTACGGTATAGCAACCGGCCGGCCGCCACTCATTCCCGGTGTAAATCCATCCATTGCCTTTATTACTCGAATGACTTCGGCATCAGCGGCTGGCGACAAACCTTTGACTATAATAGGTTTCTGCACAAGGCCAGCCGTGTCGATGGTAAAAGTGACGAAGACTCTTCCTTCGGGAAAATCTGGCTGGTACCGGATGTTGCACTGTACGTAATCTACTATGCCGGAACTGCCACTATTGAAATCCTTCTTTTGGAAAGAAGGCATTCGTTCATAGCGTGTTATTGAAATCGGTTCTGTTGCTTCGCCAATCAGGTATGTTGGCTCATCCGCGGGGCTCCGTTTTGGCTTTAGCCCGTCCAAATCTGCTTGGGTGGGCCCGGGGGATATCTTATTGTCCGGCAGTGCTTCAATATCTCCCAATAATTCTACTCGTTTTGCCGGCTGCACAACTTTAACCTTGTGGTGTGGGGCCCCCTGCCGCACCTGGGCCAGCGCCTCCCGCGCGCTCAGCCCCTGGGCCACCACCAGCACCAGCGCCACCAGAAACCAGCGCAGCTGCCGCGTGAGGGGTAGGGGCCCCTGCACCTGGGCCCCGGCGAAGCGGCCGCACACGCGCCCGTCGGGCGCGGTGGCGCGGGAGGCGGCCAGGTCGGCGGCGGGGTTTTGGGACTGGCTAAAGTCGAGCACCACGCGCTGGCAGCGGGCGCAGTAGTGGCCCAGGGCCGTGGGCGTCAGGGCGGCCCGGGGTTCGGAGCACGGCAGTAGGCGGGCGTGGAAGGTGGGCAGAAGCAGCATGGCGGGCGGGGCGGAAGGGCCCGAAAAGGTACCGATTTTCCGGCTGGGGGCGGTGCAGGTAATTGATTATTGTGAACGCCTCATAAACCACGCTTATGGCTGGGGCCCCACGCCGGGTTGCGGGAGGGCCAGCCGCGGGGCCCCTGCAACGGTTTCTCAAAAACTCCGTATTTGCTGTGCTTGACCCAATTCGTTGATCAGTAGCCTACTACTAATGCGCGGGGCCGCGCAATAACCAAAAGGCCCGGCTTGTTGGTTTACCGTTGCTGCTTTTGGAAAGCTGCCTGGCTTCCCGAATGCAGCCCAGGCGCCGGGGCGCCGGGGCTGCCCGCGCACCGGGGGCCCTGTGTTACCTTTGCAGGCTATTGGGTTGGGACCGCCAGTCTACCGCTCTATCTTCACTATGTCCTCATCTTTCGAATACCCTCGCTTTACCCTTGGTGCTACGCTCACCGATGAACAGCGGGCTTTTTTTGCCAAACACGGTTTTCTGCATTTTCGGCCGTTTGCTTCGCCTGCCCAGGTACAGGAAATTCTCCACGCCACCCAGGATGTACAGCGCCGCTGGCTGGCCGAGGGCGTGGAAAAAGTGAACGGCGTGCCCATCAAGTACGGCCAGGACGTGGACGGCGCCCGCATCGTGCAGCGCTTCGCGTTCACGTCGCAGCACCACCCGCTGCTGCGCGAGCTGCTGCAAGACCCGCGCTTCCAGGCCCTGTTTCCGCTGCTGGAGGCCGAGGGCGGCCGGGTGGGCGAAAACGAGAAGGACGGCCTCGTGGTGAATCACTACGTGAATATCCCGGGCTCGGAGTTCAGCCAGATGGGCTGGCACACCGACTCGCTGCGCGACGTGTTCTACGGCAAGCGCATCGGGCCCATGCTCAACGTAGGCCTGCACCTCGACGGCACCAAGGCCACCAACGGCGGCCTGCGCGTCATTCCCGGCACGCACCGCCAGGGCCTGGGCAAGATGCTCTTCCGCAAGAAATACTACAAGGACGTGCACTATGACCCGAACGAAATCGCCATCGAAACCGAGCCCGGCGACCTCACCGTGCACGACGGCCGCATGTGGCACCGCGTGGCGCAGTCGCCGCTCATCGGCGATGCCTCGCGCCGCCGTGTGATGTACGTGCCCATCATTTCGGGCAAGTACCAGCCCAAGAGCGAGGACAGCCCCACGCCATTCTACCTGCGCTTTTTACACTTAGTGAAATAGCATTGGCAGCGGCAACTAGGCCGTCATGCTGAATGCAGTGAAGCATGACGGCCTAAAAAAGCTACCTGATTGGATTTTAAAGTTTTAAAATAAAGCGTGGGGCCCCGGAAGCAGCAATTGCTCCCAGGGCCCCACGCTTTATTTTAAGCCCAGCCTACGCCGGCGCCGTGGGCCAGATGCGGCCTGCCAGCCAATAGGCCAGCCAGGCGAAGAGCGGGGCCCCCAGCACGTCGTACACGTAGTGCACGTGCTGCACCAGCACCAGCACGCCGATGGTAGCGGCCAACACGCCGAGCGCCCCGCGCCACCAGCGCCCGCGCACGGCCAGCGCCAGTAGCGCCACGGTGGCCGTGTGGCCCGAAAAAAACAGGTCCCGGGTGATGGGCACGGCCGTACTGGCGTGGAACAGGTGCTCGGTCACCGGGTCGGGGAAGGGCAGGATGCCCATTGGCGGCTCCAGCGGCAGTACCCAGATGGTGGCCATGCGCAGCAGCTGCAAAAACAGGTAGGCCCACACGCCGCGCATCAGCAGCTGCGGCCGCCCCAGCAGCCAGGCCACAGCGGTGATGCAGCTGCCGTACATCAGCAGGAAAATGGGGCTGGCCACGTTGCGGGCGGGCAAGTAGGCCAGCACTGGGTCGGCCAGGTGGTGGCCGGCGCGGTGCTGGATGAATTGGTAGAACGGCGCTGCCGCTGGTACCACGCCCGCAAAAATCAGGGCCAACGCCAGTGCCAACAGGGCCCGAAACCCGGGCTGGGCCCACGCGCCCGGCCAGGTCTGGGCGGGCGCTTCCGAAGGCGTATTGGTTGCAACAGGGAACGAAACACGCATAGCGACGAATAAAACCGACAAGCTCAACCTGGATGAGCAACAAAAATAATGCGCAAACCTGCTCCGGCCTTACATTGCCGTAACATTGGCCGCCCGGCCGTAACCCACAGGTAACCATTTGCCATGACTTTTCCGCTGCTTTCGCGGCCCGCACTGCGCGGGGCCGCCCTGGGCCTGGGGGCCCTGCTGGGGCCCCTGGCCGCCACCGCCCAAAACGCCGCCCTCGATGCCCGCATCGCCAAGCTGGCGGCGGCTGAGGAGCCCAAAGTCATTGCCTGGCGGCGCGACCTGCACGAGCACCCCGAGCTGGGCAACGAGGAAAACCGCACCGCCGCCCTGGTAGCCGCGCACCTCAAAAGCCTGGGCCTGGAGGTGCAGACGGGCGTGGCCCGCACCGGTGTGGTGGGTATTTTGCGCGGCGGCAAGCCGGGCCCCGTGGTGGCCCTGCGCGCCGACATGGACGGCCTGCCCCTCACCGAAACCAGCGGCCTGGCCTTTGCCTCGACCGTGAAAACCACCTACCTGGGCCAGCCCGTGGGCGTGATGCACGCCTGCGGCCACGATACCCACGTGGCCATGCTCATGGGGGCGGCCGAGGTGCTGGCCCAGGTGAAAAAGGACCTGCCTGGCACCGTCAAATTTATTTTCCAGCCCGCCGAAGAAGGCTCGGTGCCCGGCATGGAGGGCGGGGCCAAGCTGATGGTGAAGGAAGGCGTGCTCGAAAACCCCAAGGTGGACGCCGTGTTCGGCGTGCACATCAACGCCTCTACCGAGGTGGGCGTGCTCAAGTACCGGCCCGGCGGCGAAATGGCCAGTTCCGACCGTTTCACCATCAAGGTGCACGGCAAGGGCGCGCACGGCGCCGCCCCCTGGAATAGCGTGGACCCGGTGGTGACGGCCGCCCAGATCATCATGGGCCTGCAAACCATCGTGAGCCGGCAGGTGAAGCTCATCGACGACGCGGCCGTGGTGACGGTGGGTACCGTCAACGGCGGCGTGCGCTACAACGTCATCCCGCCCGATGTGGAGCTGAGCGGCACCATCCGGGCCCTGAACCCGGCGGCGCAGCAGCAAATTTGGGCGTCCGTGCGCCGCATTGCCACCAATATTGCCGAGAGTGCCGGGGCTACGGCCGACGTATCCATCGAGCCTTATGTGCCCGTGACCATCAACGACCCCGCCCTCACGGCCCGGATGCTGCCCACGCTGCAAGCCGTGGCCGGGGCCCCCAACGTGCACGAAATCAAGGCCGTGACCGGGGCCGAGGATTTTGCTTTTTACCAGGAAAAGGTGCCCGGCCTGTTCCTGTTCGTGGGCGGCATGACGCCCGGCACCGACCCCAGCACCGTAGCCGACCACCACACCGCGGGCTTCAAAATCGACGAGAGTGGCCTAACGTTGGGCGTGAAAACCCTGGCCACCCTGGCAGCCGACTACCTCGCCCAAAAGCGTCGCTAACGCAGTTGCCAAGGCAGTGCCCTAGCGCGGTTTCGGAATTAGCGGGTGCAAGGGCGGGGCTTGCCCCCGCCCTTGCACCCGCGCCAGGCTACTGATTCCGTTCAACGACGGGCGGGGGCAAGCCCCGCCCCTGCATCGTCTAAACTGTATAGTAACTTCGAAACAGCTTTAAAACCAACGGGCAACTACCCGTTTACCCAACTAGCTGGCAGGCAGCAAGCAAAGGGGGCCCCCAGCAGTGCTGAGGGCCCCCTTTTTATGGTAGCAAATGGTTGGCTCAGCGCCCGATGGCGTAGTCCAGCTTCAGCATCAGGGTGCCGAAACCGTCCTTCACGTTGGGGTTGCCGCGCTGGCTGATGTCGTCGAGGTTGTCGGTGGTGGTGAGGTAGTAGTTGCCCTCCAGCGTCAGATTGAACTGGTCGGTGAGGGGCACCACCACGCCCGCGCCCACGGGCAGCACGCCGGCCAGGGCGGGGTAGTCGTTGCGCTCGGCGGGCAGGTAGGCGGTGGTGCTGGTGGGCCGCGCCGTGCCGAGGTAGGCCTGCGGGTTGTAGAGCAGCAGGCCTAGCCCGGCCTGCACGAAGGGCTGCACCCGCCGCGCCGCGCCCGGGGTAGCGTACACCGACGGGTCGCCCAGCAAATCGTAGCGCACGAAGGCCGTGCCCAGCCCGTTGTGGCCATAAAAAGCCAGGCCGCGGCTCGGCAGGTAGTCGCGGGCCCCCATGCCGAAGTAGCCCAGCTCGCCGCCGATGCGCCAGTGGGGCCCCAGGCTATAGAGCAAGCCCAGGTTGAGGGCAGGGCCCAGGAAATCGTTGCTCAGGCTGTTGCCCAGGTCGCCGTTGTAGAAGGCCGTGCCCACGCCGGCGCTCACTCGCAGGGGCCCCAGGTAATAGGCGTGGCCGTTGTGGTCGTGGCGGCGCCGCCGGGCCACGTTCTGGGCGCGGGCCGCCGGAGGCCCGGCCAGCAAAACCAAGCCAAACAGGCCACCGGCCAAGCAGTTGCGCAACGAAAAAGCCATGTGTTAAGCAAGGATGAAATGAAAACGGGCCGCCGCCCGGCCGCGGGCCGGTACTTACGGCAACAACGGCCGGGCGGTAGGGCCCTGGCGCAACTTTTTTGCGCTACTTGAACTTGCCCTGCGGGTCGGGCTGCTTGGCGAGCAGGTCGCTCACGAGGCCAAAGTCGATGCTGGCGGTGCTCAGGGCCTGGCCTTTGTGCACGGCCTCCCAGGCCTCGGGGTACTTCTCCTGGTAGTAGTAGCCGCGGGCTAGCTGCTGCCAGGCGTTGGCATTGGTGGCGTCGGCGGCCACAGCGCGCTGAAGCAGGTCCAGGCCGGTAGTGAGGTCCCTCTTTTTCTTGCCGGTGCCGTAGCGGATGAGGTGGCTCGTGCCCAGGTCGCTCAGCACCAGCGAGTTGGTGGGCGTGATGGCTAGGGCTTGCTGGAGCAGGGCGATGGAGGCGTCGGGGGTAGGTTGGCTGCTGGCCACCACGCCCAGGCCCCGGTAGGCGTCGGCGTTGCGGGGGTTGAGCAGCCAGGCCAAGTTGAAGCGCGACGTGGCCGTATCAGGCTGGTTTTCTGATAAATACTCGAAGCCCTTGGTGGCGAAGAATGCGCTGGCTTCTTCCTTCGAGGCAAAGCTTTTGGCCACGGCCTCCAGCTTGGGGGCCCCGTAGGCGGCCGTGGCCTGGGCCGGACTCAGGCCCCCAAACAGGGGCTGCAAGCGGGCCGGGCGCGGGGCAGTGCCCGCGGCGGGCTGGCCGCCGTCGATGGGCTGGCGCACCTTTTGGGCGCGGGCCAGGCGGGGGCTGCCCACCAGCAGGGCTAGCGCAAGGCCAGCCGTCGTAAGCACACGAGTTGTCGTCATAACCAATCCAATAAAAAATGCGGCCGGGGCCCGAAAGCGCAAAGGTAGCCGCCGCCTGGGGCAAACTGTGCACCCTCGCGCGGCGTAGGTAAGCGCGGCCGGAAGGGCTTTGCCCGCCGCCGCGCACTTCTACCCCTAACATGAGAATTACCCGTTTATTGCTGGTGCCCGTGGGGGCCATATTGGTGCTGGGCGCCGTGCTGGGCGCCACCGAGTATGCAGCGGCCTGCCCCAGCCACCGCACCGCTGACGTGCCCTACGTGCCCGCCACCACGCCCGGCTTCGACGCCAAGTACAACCTGCTCGACGTGTACGCGCCCAAAAAAGCGGGCCCCGCCGCCGGCTACCCGGTGGTGCTGTTCATCCACGGCGGCAGCTGGACCAGCGGTGACAAAAACTTCTACTCCTTCATCGGGCGGCGGCTGGCCAAGCAGGGCGTAGTAGGCGTCGTCGTCAGCTACCGGCTCTCGCCCAAAGTGCACGTGCCCGAGCAGGCCACC is a window from the Hymenobacter nivis genome containing:
- a CDS encoding IS3 family transposase, whose protein sequence is MKRFAFIASHAPCWPVRQQCQLLGVSPSGYYAWQKRVPVAAAEPALAAWQVAAQRVFSAHAGRYGQRRLRAQLQREGHAVGRQRLRGWLIASGLRARCTRTSSRPPRTTQANPQAVAAANKLASWPAATAPNQIWVGDITYLALALATGY
- a CDS encoding integrase core domain-containing protein; this translates as MSESLHTDLMLTAFSRAVAVCQPPPGLLVHADRGSQYTSDAFTTLLDRTQAIASRSRPGNPYDNALAESGWSTLKTELLPRGACFADLEEARLELAEYLDHYYNTQRLHSALGYCAPLEIELHYLLNLP
- a CDS encoding hydroxymethylglutaryl-CoA reductase, which translates into the protein MLLKLLYTRGSLHNLPDGQGIAFSIKNRLDTVKITGLRQVQVGDTVVPAAQVTLDLGGGETRPAASLGPADGQALELPVGRSLTFMLATAALPEGIYPMQVWFSTDVLGDLHVEVEDTIVGATASRPRIPRSDDDDYSEAAIQARQRFAEEFTQQHFKHLKSYSFDAHDLQGNCEHFMGVAQVPVGLAGPLTVNGEHAQGDFLIPMATTEGTLVASYNRGMQVLNLCGGVKCTVIGDAMQRAPVFVFSDARGARDFGKWVADNLERIRPEAESTSRIAKLQYIDTYLANKFAYLRFNFSTGDAAGQNMVGRATFAACSWILANYGGPKVEHFYLESNFATDKKASQINVMRTRGKRVTAEAVIKRDILQQRMRVTPEQLAYHGQVSNVGAFLSGANNNGAHSANGITALFIATGQDVANVSESSAGVLYSEVTKEGDLYINITIPSLIVATHGGGTGLATQNECLRLLGCTGRGTVYKFAEIVAGVVLAGELSLGAAISSSDWVSSHEQYGRNR
- a CDS encoding energy transducer TonB, giving the protein MLLLPTFHARLLPCSEPRAALTPTALGHYCARCQRVVLDFSQSQNPAADLAASRATAPDGRVCGRFAGAQVQGPLPLTRQLRWFLVALVLVVAQGLSAREALAQVRQGAPHHKVKVVQPAKRVELLGDIEALPDNKISPGPTQADLDGLKPKRSPADEPTYLIGEATEPISITRYERMPSFQKKDFNSGSSGIVDYVQCNIRYQPDFPEGRVFVTFTIDTAGLVQKPIIVKGLSPAADAEVIRVIKAMDGFTPGMSGGRPVAIPYTLPITFKKPKPSTP
- a CDS encoding phytanoyl-CoA dioxygenase family protein → MSSSFEYPRFTLGATLTDEQRAFFAKHGFLHFRPFASPAQVQEILHATQDVQRRWLAEGVEKVNGVPIKYGQDVDGARIVQRFAFTSQHHPLLRELLQDPRFQALFPLLEAEGGRVGENEKDGLVVNHYVNIPGSEFSQMGWHTDSLRDVFYGKRIGPMLNVGLHLDGTKATNGGLRVIPGTHRQGLGKMLFRKKYYKDVHYDPNEIAIETEPGDLTVHDGRMWHRVAQSPLIGDASRRRVMYVPIISGKYQPKSEDSPTPFYLRFLHLVK
- a CDS encoding phosphatase PAP2-related protein, with the protein product MRVSFPVATNTPSEAPAQTWPGAWAQPGFRALLALALALIFAGVVPAAAPFYQFIQHRAGHHLADPVLAYLPARNVASPIFLLMYGSCITAVAWLLGRPQLLMRGVWAYLFLQLLRMATIWVLPLEPPMGILPFPDPVTEHLFHASTAVPITRDLFFSGHTATVALLALAVRGRWWRGALGVLAATIGVLVLVQHVHYVYDVLGAPLFAWLAYWLAGRIWPTAPA
- a CDS encoding amidohydrolase; the encoded protein is MTFPLLSRPALRGAALGLGALLGPLAATAQNAALDARIAKLAAAEEPKVIAWRRDLHEHPELGNEENRTAALVAAHLKSLGLEVQTGVARTGVVGILRGGKPGPVVALRADMDGLPLTETSGLAFASTVKTTYLGQPVGVMHACGHDTHVAMLMGAAEVLAQVKKDLPGTVKFIFQPAEEGSVPGMEGGAKLMVKEGVLENPKVDAVFGVHINASTEVGVLKYRPGGEMASSDRFTIKVHGKGAHGAAPWNSVDPVVTAAQIIMGLQTIVSRQVKLIDDAAVVTVGTVNGGVRYNVIPPDVELSGTIRALNPAAQQQIWASVRRIATNIAESAGATADVSIEPYVPVTINDPALTARMLPTLQAVAGAPNVHEIKAVTGAEDFAFYQEKVPGLFLFVGGMTPGTDPSTVADHHTAGFKIDESGLTLGVKTLATLAADYLAQKRR
- a CDS encoding outer membrane beta-barrel protein, whose product is MAFSLRNCLAGGLFGLVLLAGPPAARAQNVARRRRHDHNGHAYYLGPLRVSAGVGTAFYNGDLGNSLSNDFLGPALNLGLLYSLGPHWRIGGELGYFGMGARDYLPSRGLAFYGHNGLGTAFVRYDLLGDPSVYATPGAARRVQPFVQAGLGLLLYNPQAYLGTARPTSTTAYLPAERNDYPALAGVLPVGAGVVVPLTDQFNLTLEGNYYLTTTDNLDDISQRGNPNVKDGFGTLMLKLDYAIGR
- a CDS encoding tetratricopeptide repeat protein encodes the protein MTTTRVLTTAGLALALLVGSPRLARAQKVRQPIDGGQPAAGTAPRPARLQPLFGGLSPAQATAAYGAPKLEAVAKSFASKEEASAFFATKGFEYLSENQPDTATSRFNLAWLLNPRNADAYRGLGVVASSQPTPDASIALLQQALAITPTNSLVLSDLGTSHLIRYGTGKKKRDLTTGLDLLQRAVAADATNANAWQQLARGYYYQEKYPEAWEAVHKGQALSTASIDFGLVSDLLAKQPDPQGKFK